The Streptomyces sp. NBC_00299 DNA segment TGGAACTGGTCGGCGAGACCCTGCGGGCGACCTTGAACGCGCTGGCCGTGGCTGCACCCCGGTGGCTTGCCGAACTGGCCGACGACGAGTGGTTCAAGCGGTACTCCTACCGGATCGAGGACTACCGGCTTCCGCAGGCGAAGACCGAGCGCATCGATAAGGGCAACGAGATCGGGAAAGACGGCATGCGCCTGCTGCAGGCCGTCTTCCACCCGACCGCCCCTGGATGGCTTCGCCAGGTCCCCGCAGTGGAGATGCTCCGTCGGACCTGGGTTCAGGAGTTCCAGATCGAGAACAACGTCGTCCGATGGCGTCACCCGAAGAACATCCCGCCTGCTGGCCAACGCCTGGTCTCGCCCTACGACAGCGTCGCCCGCACCGGATCCAAGCGGGACACCGACTGGTCAGGATGGAAGGTCCACATCACAGAGACGTGCGAGCCCGACCACCCCAACCTGATCACACACGTGCTCACCACGACCGCCCCCATCCACGACGTTCAGGTGACCGACGCCATCCACGAAGGCCTCGCCGAGCAGAACCTGCTGCCGACCGAACACTTCGTCGACTCCGGCTACACCGAGGCCCGCGTCCTCGTATCCGCCCAACGCGACTACGGCATCGCGATCGTCGGACCAGTTCAAGGCACCGCGGCCTGGCAGGCCAAAGACGGAGACGGATTCACGCAGGAGAGCTTCACCATCGACTGGCAGGCCAAGGAGGTGAGCTGTCCCAACGGCAAGCGCAGCAGGGGCTGGTCCGCCAGCAACAGCCAGACGGGAGCTCCCGTCATCCGGGTCTGGTTCTCCATCAACGACTGCCGGCCCTGCCCCGTCCGCAGCCAGTGCACACGCGGCACCGGGAGGATCGGCAGACGCCTGACCTTCAGAAACCGCGAAGAACTCGAAGCGCTTCGCAAGGCGCGCGAAGAGCAGAAAATGGACGAGTGGCGTCGGCGCTACCAGTCCCGCGCGGGCATCGAGAGCACGATCTCGCAGGGCGTCCGGCAGATGGGGCTGCGACGTTCTCGCTATCACGGCGTCGCCAAGACGCACCTTCAGCATCAGTTCACGGCGGCAGCTCTCAACCTCTCGCGCATCGACGCCTGGATCACCGAGACACCGCGGGGCAGCAGCCGTACCTCCCACTTCCGCCGCCTCAGGGCAGTGCACTGAAGCCGCCTGGCCGTGTCTGTCGTCACGACTCCAGCAACGATGCTGCCCTCGATCTGCCTGGACTCCGATGGCATGGTCGCCGGTTGGCACGAGTAGTGCTCGACACGGTCAGCGTATCGACGAGAGTCAAGTTGTTGGCGGGAGACGACGGGCTTCAGTAACGCTCCAGGGCGTTGTGAGTCGTCGGATGTGGCGTGGTGAGAGCACGGTCGAGGTGTACGCAATCGGCCGGTATATCGCGGGTCACCAGGCGGACGTGGGGGGACACGCCCCGCCAGCTCGACGACCTGCAAGGCGTGATCAGCCTTTTCCTTGAGTCAGGCGTAGTTCAATCCGGTGCCATCGCTAGGAAGACTGCGCCTCGGACGCAGCCGCTTGACCTCGACATCCACATCGACCAACGGCGCGCGCAGGTCAAAGGTCGGCGCCCCCTCGACCAGAAGGGTGAACGTCGTCATCAGGTGAGCGGCAATGAGCGTCGGCTGCATCGTCAGCGTAGTGCCATCGACGGTGACCTGTGGAGTGACCCTGACAGGTCCACTCCCATCCTTCCAGTCTTCCCACGTGGCCTCGATCAGTTCGACGATGGGAACTCCCAGATCCATCACGATCGGTGCCCCAGAGTCGAAGAGGCTGGAAGGGATGTCTCGGCCGGTGTCGTTCAACATCTTGATCTCAGCGATGTAAGGGTCCGCGAGGACGTTGCCGTCGTAGGTGATGACCAGCCGCCCATTAGCCAAGCCTGTCGACGGGGTCAACAACTGGGCTGACTTGCTCAAGAAGAATCCCAGCTGTCTCTTGGGGAGCGCCGCACGTTTCGTCACGATGGCCGCAACGATGCCGATAATCACCGTGGCCAGAACACTGGCGACGGCCACCAGTACGGACGGATCTTTCCAACTGTCGGCCAGGTACACGCAGTTGCTCCCTATCGAGTCGGTATGACAACGCCGGAGCCAGGATCCTAGTGGTCACGTCCCGCTCACGCTGATGACCAACTGGAGGGACCATGCCAGGCAACGGTCCTACTCCTAAGGCAGGCAAGCGTCTTCTGGGTGTCCGTGTGCACGGGCGGGGGCGCAGCTTGACCATGGCTCCAGACGGAACATTTCGGACTGCACTTCCCCTTGACACTGCACGTTTCCCCTCGACCTTGCGTCCGTTGGTTGCCGCCTGAGGCAGCCGCCCAGCGGAATTGGCCAACAGGGTCCTGAGCCAGGGTCAAGGAGAAACGCGGCGGGTGCGCACCGGGTGGATGCACGGCATCGTCCCCGGCGATGTCGTCCATCCACCGGGTGGGCTCCACTCGGTGGAGTGGGTGCTGGCCACGGTGTCCTCCACTCCCGCCGCTGGGCTCCACTCGGTGGAGTGGGTGCCGGGCATCGCCGGTGCGCACCACGGCATCGGGTGCGCGGCATCGGGTCCACTCAGTGGCCGGCCTCCCGGCCGCGGTGCGGTCCGGGCTCCTGCGGGCGGTGCGCCCGCTGGTCGTCCTCGCGCACCGGATGCGCGTCGTCGGCATCGTCGCGGTGCGCGTAGCGGTCCATCGTGGCGCGGGCCCGGTCGGCAGCCGCGGTGAAGGCGTCCCCGAGGTGGCGCAGCCGCTCGGCGGTGAGATCGAGGGCTTCCACGTCGGTGCGGGACTTCCGCAGGGCCCGCAGCGCCGTCAGGTTGACCGCTTCCTGTCGGCCGGGCTCCGGTTCCTGATCGTCGTGCTCGACTTCGGCGGCTGGGGGCGGGAGCAGCTGCTCGGGCATCGCCGCCTGCTGGTGCGCGACGACGTCGTACGCCCGGCCCCGCACGGTGGTGGTGGTGCGCAGCTTCTCCCGCACCACCGCACCGGCGAGGACGGCCCGCTCGTACTGCAGCGGGAGGCGAGGTATCTCCCACTCCCCCGCTGTCTGGTCCGAGGTCCGGGCCGCAGCCGGCTCGCCGGGGTCGGCCGGGGGAAGCCGGTCCGGGTCAGGCGCGGGGGGTGGTGGGCGGCGGCGGTCGGTGAGGTCGGACAGTGCCCACCGTGCGGTGTAGAGGCGGTAGCCGGACTCCAGGCCGCGCACGGTTTTCGGCTCGCTGATGTCCAAGCAGTACGTGGAGATGGCGGCAGCCACGATCCGATCGTCCAGACCCGGCTCGCGGCGGCGGCCGCGCAGGACGAGGGCGAGGTGACGGCGGGCTTCGGCGAGCAGGTGCCGGCGGTGGAAGCGGCCGCCATCGTTCATCACGAACACCGTCGCGGCGACGTCGACGGCCGCCAGGGCGACATCGACCACGGCGGCGACCCGGGCCCGGATCGCCGCAGCCGCGGCACGGGCGTACTCGAGGAGGGAGTTGATGACGTCGACGGCCACCCCGGAGGTGAGGATCGCGCTCGCCTTCCACCACGCGCGCAGCTGCGCGAGCGGCCGGGCCGTCTGTTTGGGCGGGCGGGTCTTGCGGGCGGCGATCTGGTTCAGCTTGGCGCGGGCCCGTTCGGAGACCACGGGCAGGAACTTCGGCTCGCCGTCGTCGTCGACGGCGGTGACGTACTCGTGCTCCAGCTCTGCCAGGCAGGCGGCGATCTGGTCGCTGCGCCGGGAGGTCCAGCGGATCAGCTCGTGCGGCACCCCGGCAACCTCCATCACAGGCCGGCGCCCCGGGGTGACAACGCGCGGCTCGGTCGCCAGCCCCAGCGCCTCGCAGACCTCCGCGGCCACGAGCTCGTTGTATAGCGCGGAGGCGGCCACGGTGTTCTCGTGCAGGGCCAAGGTGTGGATCGAGCCCCACTTCCCGTCCAGACGCTGCCCTTTCACGGACAGCAGCAGATGGTCATGGAGCAAGGGCATCCCCGACCGTGCCTCGTAGTGGCGGAAGCGCGCGGCGACCAGACCGCCGGGCGGCCGCACCCGGTAGATGCCGTCCTTGCCGTACCGGATCACCGCCACTTCGTCCTCGATCCACTCCAGCACCCTCTCGATCGCCCGCTCGTGCGCGGCCTCGATCACCCGCCGGGTCTCGTCATCGCCCATGGCCCACAGCAGGTAGATCGTCGGCTGCGGGCGGAAGACGAGGTCGACGCCCGTGACCTTCACCCGGCGACCGAGAACGCCGGCCTTCCATGCGGCCTGCGGTGGCTTGCCCACAGCCAGTTGGTCGGCCTCGATCAGATCCGCGTGCGGGTGCCGGCCCCTCTCCCCGAACAGGTTGCGAAGTTGCGCCTCGGTGACGACGTCCCCGGCTGCCAGGCCGAGGGCGGCGAGTCCGCGGCCCATCCATCGGCCGGCCGGGACACCGGCCTCCTTCTGAGCCTTGGCGAGCGGCGTGCGCGCCGGGCGTCGGCCGTCGCCGACGACGGTCTGGCGCAAGTAGTAGCGGTACATCTGCCCGGCAGTGATCAGCTTGATATCCGTGGTCATGCAGACACGTCACACGGCCCTGACCTGCAAGAAAAGCCCGATGGGCGTGGTGTCCCGTCAGGCGGGAGTAGCGGCTCATCTTTCTTTCCGAGTGCCCGTCAGGCGGGAAGCGGCTCCGGTCGGGGCGCGAGTGTCAACGCTCTCAGGTTCGTGTCCACAAGTAGCCGTCCAGGTGCCTGAGAAGAGCCTGAACGCTCAGAACGGCGGCGATAGCGAACTCGCTGCAGTAGCTGCCCTTGGCGGCCTGGTGCGCAGCCAGATGCCGGTTGAAGGTGATTTGTCTCGGGGCGGGGCCGAAGGTGTTCTTCAGGGCTGTGACGAGCAGGTAGGCGGTGAACATGCCGGGTCTCATGCGGCTGCGACCGTCGTATGTGGCGAGGGCTCCGGTGAGCCTCTTGTGGCTGCTCATTCCGGAGAACTGGGCGTTGGCGAAGCGGTCTGACAGCCAGTCATGACCGTACTCGCGCATGCATGAGTCGAGGACATTACCCAAGAGGGCCTGCGCAGCGGAGTCTCTGCCATCAACGAGGCAATCGACGGCCTCCTCAACGAGCTCCCGATAGACGAGAAGCTCGGGGTGGTCTACCTCGCTGAGGCTCGCGGTGACATCCTCCAGCACCTCCTTGCGGTGATCTAGCAGCACCTGGTGACGGGCTTGCGATGTCTTGAGGGCGACCAGCATGTCGACAAGCTCTGCCCTGGGAGCCCAGGCCAGGCACATGCCGTCCTTGGCGCTGATGCGTAGCAGCCATGGCCAGAGCTGCACTCGCACATGCCGCAGGTTGTCCGGAAGGAGTAGGCGGGTTCTGGCACTCAGCGCCTGGCGCAGCAGATGGGACGGGAAGGCGTTTCTGGCCTGTTCAGCCAGGCCCCGAAGGGTGGAGGCCAGCGGATCCACTGCAGCTATCTGTGCGCGTATCCCGGCCATGATGGCCTGGGGAGGCAGGAGACCGGCACTGCGGATGCCTGCGAGCGGGTCGATGATGGGCATGGGCTTGGGCACGTGAGTCTGCAGTGCCGCCATGGGCCCGGTGATCCGAACCATGTCGGCAAGCTGCTCACGAACCCCGGCCAACGGATCGATCTGAGGACGCAGGGACGCCACGATCGAGGGAAGGTTCGTAAGCCCAGCATCCACCGCGATCTTGCTGCGGACGCTCGCCAACAGCTCATCGTTCTGGCGAAGCTGGGCCTGAAGCGCCGCCATGGGCCCGGTGATCCGAGCCATGTCGGCAAGCTGCTCACGAACCCCGGCCAACGGATCGATCCGCGGGCCCAACGACGCAATGGTCGATGGGATGCCCACACGCGCCACGTCCGAGGCGGCACAGCTGTGCACAGCAGCCAGCAACTTCTGGTTCTGCTTGAGCTGTGCCTGTAGCGCGGCAACTGGGCCCACCAGCCGGGTCATGTCAGCAAGCTGGGAACGGACCCCTGCCAACGGATCGATACGGCTCATCCTCGCCAGACCGGTGAAAGGGCTGACGGCTGATGCTCGCTCGCGCTCACCTCCATCGCGGGGCGCTTGCGAGGGGCTCTCGTCATCGGCTTCCTGCGGCTCTTCTGGCTCATGCATGCCCACAGGATTGCGTATGGGGCTGACAGTACCTTTCTGGATCTCCCAGGGTCAGGCGGAGGCCCAGTGTTGGCTGTGGTTCGCCGGCCGCCAGGGAGGACTGGCGTGCTCTCCGGTTCAGTGTGCCAGCACCGCGTCCACGCGGGCGTGGATGGCTGCCACGATCGCCCGGTACTTGAGGTCCTTCTTCCGGTGGAGCGAGGGGTAGTTGAAGGTAGAGAACCGCAGCTCGATCAAACCGGTGCGGGCTTCATCGTCCAGCCGGATCCAGTTCTCCATCTCGCGCGGCGGATAGACCGCATCGAGGTGGTGGGCCCGCGCCACTGGAAGGCCGAACTCTGAGTCGGTCAACGCGTCAACCAGCTCCTGCTTCCGGTACGGCACCCCGGTCCGGTGGTCGAGGTCCAAGCACCAGCGCACCGGACCGAGTCCCTCGTAGCCGTTGATCCCGAGCCCGCGGTAGCCGCTGACGTGATCGGCGGGCACGACCGTGTGGAAGAGGGCCAGACGCCGCAGCAGGCCGCTGCTGCACCATGCTCCGGCCTGGAAGTTGCGGGACCACTCCCCCGTGTTCCATTGCTGCTCGAAGGCCAGCTCTTCCTCAGACCACCGGTCGGGGCCTTTCCACAGCGGCCGCCAGTCGAGCTCGGTGGGGATGGTGTCGAGCGCCTGAGCCTCCACGCGCTTCCAGGCGCCGACGGGCAGGCCGGTCAGCCGCGCCGAGGTCACCCGGCCGCACTGGTAGATCTCGTTGCCGTTCTTCGTGCGCTGCCAGATCCGCACGCCGGGCATGCCGTGGACCTCGCCACCGGGCTCGTACGAGGGCAGGATCGTGCGCAGGATCTCGTGCGCCCGCTGCTCACTCTCCACCTCCAACTCGATGCTGTCGACGCGGGGGCGCACGCGGCGGATACCGAAGGGGTAGGCGGTGAAGTCGCTGCGGGAATCGAGAAGCTGGCGAAACAGCTCCGCCTCGAAGCGGAGCTGTTCACCGGACGCGGCCGGGATCGATGGCTGCCCAGGGCGCAGCTGCGAGCGGGCCTGGTCGTACGTCTCGTTCGTGTAGAGGCGGCGCCGATCGGCGCCCTGCAGTGAGCCCGAGCGCGGGCAGACCCCGGCTCATCCATACCCCGGGCGGCAGACCGGCTTCCTCCTGGGCGTCCTTCATCGGCTCGTGGGCGTTTCGCTTCTGAACGTTCCCAACACTGATCATCTCGGATCCCGTACGGCGGGCGACGTCGCGCCCGCCAGGCGAACACCGTCTTTCGCTCCCGAGGCCCATGCAAATGCTGCGCGACAGCCAGTCATCCACGCCCCACACGCCCCAACAACCGACAGCGGACGACTCCATCGTCAACACGCGCGCCGTCCTGGCTTCGGGCCCGGGTGTTCGGGGTCAGTTCCGTAATTCTCTGATTGATCGGCGCATTTTGAGGAGAAGTGGGTCGGCGAGTATGCCCTGAGCATTCGTGCGGCGAGCCTCGGCATCCCGGACACCTGGGGCGTCGACAGGCGTCGGCCGATCAGCTGGAGGGTGCGCCTGCCGCTGTCTGGCTTCAGACCAGGCCGTTCCACTCGCAGCCCGCCCCCGGGTCGCACTGCCAGCCTCGAGAGTCCCCCTCTTCCGAGAACGCCGGGTCGCCAACATCAGTACCGAAGTTGTAGGCGGGAGGAGGTTCACCGACCAGGTAGCCGGTCTTCTCTCCCTTTCCGTCCGGCGGGGTTTGTGAGGGGGGCGCGGGGGCGGCGTGTTCACGAGCCTTTGTATAGAAGGCTCTCCCGTTGGAGTAGGTATATACAGCTATGATCTCTGTGTAGGGCTGGTAGAAGCCCGTTCGTCGCTCGACGGCGCCTTGAACTGGCAAGTTCAGTTGCATCGTTCTTCGCATCCTCCGGTTGAGAGGACCAGGTCCCCGGAACATCCCGGCTCTGCGCGGGTATTGGTCCGGGCGACGATGTCGGACTGGCACCGTCGCCCGGTACGGACGCGGCTAGAAGAGCAGGCTCCCGAGTGCCCCGAGGAGGGGCAGGAAGTTCGCTTCGACGCCGGAAGGGTCGTTGTCTGCTCCTGTGGGCCTGGCCGACGTGCGGTCGACCGGCGGCACCTGCTGCGGCATCTGCAGGGAAACAAACACCGGACGGGACTCATCTCGCGTGGTCGGTTCATTCATCGCGCTCTCCCTTCATACCTCTCAGCTAGCGAGGCCTAGGCGGCAGACGCAAAGCGCTGCCGCCGACAAGCAGCCTCAGCCGAACAGGCTGCCGATCCCCTTGGCCAGCAGATTGATCAGGCCGTTGGCCTCGACGCCGGATTGGTCGCTGTGTGCTCCTGTGGGCCTGGCCGACGTGCGGTCGACCGGCGGCACCTGCTGCGGCATCTGCAGGGAAACAAACACCGGACGGGACTCATCTCGCGTGGTCGGTTCATTCATCGCGCTCTCCCTTCATACCTCTCAGCTAGCGAGGCCTAGGCGGCAGACGCAAAGCGCTGCCGCCGACAAGCAGCCTCAGCCGAACAGCCCGCCGATACCCCTGGCGATCTTCGGGCCCCATTCATCGAGGAAGCCGTTGGCCTCGACGCCGGATTGGTCGCTGTGTGCTCCTGTGGGCCTGGCCGACGTGCGGTCGACCGGCGGCACCTGCTGCGGCATCTGCAGGGAAACAAACACCGGACGGGACTCATCTCGCGTGGTCGGTTCATTCATCGCGCTCTCCCTTCATACCTCTCAGCTAGCGAGGCCTAGGCGGCAGACGCAAAGCGCTGCCGCCGACAAGCAGCCTCAGCCGAACAGCCCGCCGATACCCCTGGCGATCTTCGGGCCCCATTCATCGAGGAAGCCGTTGGCCTCGACGCCGGATTGGTCGCTGTGTGCTCCTGTGGGCCTGGCCGACGTGCGGTCGACCGGCGGCACCTGCTGCGGCATCTGCAGGGAAACAAACACCGGACGGGACTCATCTCGCGTGGTCGGTTCATTCATCGCGCTCTCCCTTCATAATTTGCCGTTCTCGCGGCTGGGCGTTCTTGCCCTCAGCGTTGGCATGTGGCCGCAGTGCTTTGTTTCAGACCTTGGTGCTGCGCATCGCGTAGCACAGTTGGCGAGCGGCGCCGGGCAGGTCTGCGCAGCCTGAGGCAGCAGCATCGACGCCGCTGTCGGTGCCTCGGCCCGCTGAGACTGGTGCGTTGTCCCTGTACACGGGTGGTGCCTGGACGGGTGCGGCGAGCTTGGGCAGTTTTTCTTGGTGGGGGCTCATGGTCTGCTTCCTTCTTCGTGTTGTGCTCACATGCCGCCAATGAACTTGTGGGCAGGCCCGATGGGGATGGGGAGCGGCAGCGCTACGTCGAACGTGAGCAGGTAGGTCACGCGGGCGCGCCGCTCGTTCTCGGGGTCGAAGAATGTGAGGTAGACGTCCTGGCAATCCGATCCTCCAGGGCGGCAGAAGGTGCTCTTGGCGACCTTGATGGATTCCAGGGCGTAGAAGTTGTCGTCCTTGCCGGGAACGTGCTTCGCCGACAGGAGACCGTCCTTGAGCTCGCTTCCCACCAAGAATGCGTTCGTTCCTGCCGCATTCATTGCCCGGTCGGCAGAGGTCTGCCCAAGGTTGCGGAACCTCCAGTAAGCCATGTCGAGGAGGGCTCGGATGGTTGTCTTGAGCGTGTCGATCTTGCCTTCGTCGAGCTCGACCGGCGGCTTCCTCTTCTTGTACTCCTGCTTGACGGCCTCGATTACTGCCTGGACCAGGACGGCTTCGTTCCAGGTGTAGAGGCCGCGGCTTTGGACCTCGACTACAGGTAGGTTCTCCCCTTGAAAGGTCCGGGCTGTGCGATCCGTCAGCACTCCGGGGATCGACACCCGCGAGACGTAGTTCGGATCGTTCTCCCCCAGTGTCTGTCCGACGATGGCGTCCCGGAAGGTTCTGTAGACCGGAGACACAGGTGGATAGGACAGAACTTCCACAAACTCAGCGAGCTTGTTGGTGTTCCCTGCTGTTTCGGTC contains these protein-coding regions:
- a CDS encoding IS1182 family transposase, whose product is MSLRTGGPGRIPETTRRIAKAALPQGSLAIRVRDALGELFRDEDFADLFPQRGRPALPPAVLALVSILQFAEGLSDRQAVLAARARIDWKYALGLELEDPGFDHPVLSEFRDRLVDGSAETRITDAVLAAASEAGLLKSRGRQRTDSTHVLSAVRGLNRLELVGETLRATLNALAVAAPRWLAELADDEWFKRYSYRIEDYRLPQAKTERIDKGNEIGKDGMRLLQAVFHPTAPGWLRQVPAVEMLRRTWVQEFQIENNVVRWRHPKNIPPAGQRLVSPYDSVARTGSKRDTDWSGWKVHITETCEPDHPNLITHVLTTTAPIHDVQVTDAIHEGLAEQNLLPTEHFVDSGYTEARVLVSAQRDYGIAIVGPVQGTAAWQAKDGDGFTQESFTIDWQAKEVSCPNGKRSRGWSASNSQTGAPVIRVWFSINDCRPCPVRSQCTRGTGRIGRRLTFRNREELEALRKAREEQKMDEWRRRYQSRAGIESTISQGVRQMGLRRSRYHGVAKTHLQHQFTAAALNLSRIDAWITETPRGSSRTSHFRRLRAVH
- the mobF gene encoding MobF family relaxase; protein product: MTTDIKLITAGQMYRYYLRQTVVGDGRRPARTPLAKAQKEAGVPAGRWMGRGLAALGLAAGDVVTEAQLRNLFGERGRHPHADLIEADQLAVGKPPQAAWKAGVLGRRVKVTGVDLVFRPQPTIYLLWAMGDDETRRVIEAAHERAIERVLEWIEDEVAVIRYGKDGIYRVRPPGGLVAARFRHYEARSGMPLLHDHLLLSVKGQRLDGKWGSIHTLALHENTVAASALYNELVAAEVCEALGLATEPRVVTPGRRPVMEVAGVPHELIRWTSRRSDQIAACLAELEHEYVTAVDDDGEPKFLPVVSERARAKLNQIAARKTRPPKQTARPLAQLRAWWKASAILTSGVAVDVINSLLEYARAAAAAIRARVAAVVDVALAAVDVAATVFVMNDGGRFHRRHLLAEARRHLALVLRGRRREPGLDDRIVAAAISTYCLDISEPKTVRGLESGYRLYTARWALSDLTDRRRPPPPAPDPDRLPPADPGEPAAARTSDQTAGEWEIPRLPLQYERAVLAGAVVREKLRTTTTVRGRAYDVVAHQQAAMPEQLLPPPAAEVEHDDQEPEPGRQEAVNLTALRALRKSRTDVEALDLTAERLRHLGDAFTAAADRARATMDRYAHRDDADDAHPVREDDQRAHRPQEPGPHRGREAGH